One segment of Nocardioides sp. QY071 DNA contains the following:
- a CDS encoding pseudouridine-5'-phosphate glycosidase translates to MTSPHPLLSVAPEVAEALAAGGPVVALESTIISHGMPYPRNVEMAREVEQIVRDGGATPATIAVLDGVPRIGLSATELDVLASDPSVSKVSIRDLGYVAARRAHGATTVAATMRLAALAGIRVFVTGGLGGVHRGAESSMDISADLTEMSRTDVAIVSAGVKSLLDIGRTLEVLETLGVPVVAYRSDEFPSFFSRSSGYAAPMRLDEPEQVAAMMRAKWDLGLEGAVSVANPVPVEDEIPQAEIERTIQQALADADERGIRGKDITPYLLGRIVELSGGASLETNIALVRDNARLGAAIAVAYSAL, encoded by the coding sequence GTGACCAGCCCCCACCCGCTCCTGTCCGTCGCCCCCGAGGTCGCGGAGGCGCTGGCGGCCGGCGGCCCGGTCGTGGCGCTGGAGTCGACGATCATCAGCCACGGGATGCCGTACCCGCGCAACGTCGAGATGGCCCGCGAGGTCGAGCAGATCGTCCGCGACGGCGGCGCCACGCCCGCCACGATCGCCGTGCTCGACGGAGTGCCGCGGATCGGCCTGTCCGCGACCGAGCTCGACGTCCTCGCCTCCGACCCGTCGGTCTCCAAGGTCAGCATCCGCGACCTCGGGTACGTCGCCGCCCGCCGCGCGCACGGAGCGACCACCGTCGCGGCGACCATGCGGCTGGCCGCGCTCGCCGGGATCCGGGTGTTCGTCACCGGGGGTCTCGGCGGCGTGCACCGCGGCGCCGAGTCGTCGATGGACATCTCCGCGGACCTCACCGAGATGAGCCGCACCGACGTCGCCATCGTCAGCGCCGGCGTGAAGTCGCTGCTCGACATCGGCCGCACCCTCGAGGTCCTCGAGACCCTCGGCGTCCCGGTCGTGGCCTACCGCTCCGACGAGTTCCCGTCGTTCTTCTCCCGCTCCAGCGGGTACGCCGCCCCGATGCGCCTCGACGAGCCCGAGCAGGTCGCGGCGATGATGCGCGCCAAGTGGGACCTCGGTCTGGAGGGCGCCGTCTCCGTCGCCAACCCGGTCCCCGTCGAGGACGAGATCCCGCAGGCCGAGATCGAGCGCACCATCCAGCAGGCGCTCGCGGACGCCGACGAGCGCGGGATCCGCGGCAAGGACATCACGCCGTACCTCCTCGGCCGGATCGTCGAGCTCTCCGGCGGTGCCTCGCTGGAGACCAACATCGCGCTGGTGCGCGACAACGCCCGGCTGGGCGCGGCCATCGCGGTCGCCTACTCCGCGCTCTGA